A single window of Agromyces aureus DNA harbors:
- a CDS encoding NUDIX hydrolase: protein MSPETAVYAAGAVCWRIIDGRMHVLLIHRTVHGDVTIPKGKVDPGESLSQTAVREIQEETGLEIALGVPLGVSRYLMPSGREKVVHYWAGEVSDHALQHSTFKPNGEVAALEWVTIKRARNYLTYAPDVEILENFAALVEQGVTSTFALLLVRHGKALARGSWKGQDTARPLAARGVAQAADLADTLSAWRPERIYSSPAIRCVTTVRPLSAATSMKVRLKPGISEDAWAAGDADIRRVIGKRIRAGRSAVLCSHGPVLPEIIREISLATATPLGSYVADAAELEPGGFSVVHVSKTNSGSGVIAIETHAPRV from the coding sequence ATGAGCCCCGAGACCGCGGTCTATGCGGCCGGAGCCGTGTGCTGGCGCATCATCGACGGGCGAATGCACGTCCTGCTCATCCACCGCACCGTGCACGGCGACGTCACCATCCCCAAGGGCAAGGTCGATCCGGGCGAGAGCCTCTCGCAGACCGCCGTCCGGGAGATCCAGGAGGAGACCGGCCTCGAGATCGCGCTCGGCGTGCCACTCGGCGTCTCCCGCTACCTGATGCCGAGCGGGCGAGAGAAGGTCGTGCACTACTGGGCGGGCGAGGTCAGCGACCACGCCCTCCAGCACTCGACCTTCAAGCCCAACGGCGAGGTCGCCGCACTCGAGTGGGTCACGATCAAGCGCGCGCGGAACTACCTCACCTACGCACCGGATGTCGAGATCCTCGAGAACTTCGCGGCCCTCGTCGAGCAGGGCGTGACGAGCACGTTCGCGCTGCTGCTGGTTCGTCACGGCAAGGCGCTCGCACGCGGCAGCTGGAAGGGCCAGGACACCGCGCGCCCGCTCGCCGCCCGCGGCGTCGCACAGGCCGCGGACCTCGCCGACACGCTCTCCGCGTGGCGACCCGAGCGCATCTACTCCAGCCCCGCGATCCGCTGCGTGACGACCGTTCGCCCGTTGTCGGCGGCCACGTCGATGAAGGTCAGGCTGAAGCCCGGCATCAGCGAAGACGCCTGGGCCGCCGGCGACGCCGACATCCGCCGGGTGATCGGCAAGCGCATCCGCGCGGGCCGCTCGGCGGTCCTGTGCAGTCACGGGCCGGTACTGCCCGAGATCATCCGCGAGATCTCCCTCGCCACCGCGACCCCGCTCGGCTCCTACGTGGCCGATGCCGCCGAGCTCGAGCCCGGCGGTTTCAGCGTCGTGCACGTGTCGAAGACGAACTCCGGGTCGGGCGTCATCGCGATCGAGACCCACGCGCCGAGGGTCTGA
- the pstB gene encoding phosphate ABC transporter ATP-binding protein PstB: MSKRIEVNDLNVYYSSFLAVEGVSLEIEPRTVTAFIGPSGCGKSTFLRTLNRMHEVIPGARVQGEVLIDGNNLYDSAVDPVLVRRQVGMVFQRPNPFPTMSIKENVLAGVRLNNKRMSKTDADDLVEKSLQGANLWNEVKDRLDRPGSGLSGGQQQRLCIARTIAVSPEVILMDEPCSALDPISTLAIEDLIEELKQEYTIVIVTHNMQQASRVSDKTAFFNIAGTGKPGKLIEYDDTTTMFSNPSVKATEDYVSGRFG, from the coding sequence GTGTCCAAGCGCATCGAAGTCAACGACCTCAACGTCTACTACAGCAGTTTCCTCGCGGTCGAGGGCGTCTCGCTCGAGATCGAACCCCGCACGGTGACGGCCTTCATCGGCCCGTCGGGCTGCGGCAAGTCGACCTTCCTCCGCACACTGAACCGCATGCACGAGGTCATCCCCGGCGCCCGGGTGCAGGGCGAGGTGCTGATCGACGGCAACAACCTCTACGACTCAGCCGTCGACCCGGTGCTCGTGCGCCGTCAGGTGGGCATGGTGTTCCAGCGCCCCAACCCGTTCCCGACGATGTCGATCAAGGAGAACGTGCTCGCCGGTGTGCGCCTGAACAACAAGCGCATGTCGAAGACCGACGCCGACGACCTCGTCGAGAAGTCGCTGCAGGGCGCGAACCTCTGGAACGAGGTCAAGGACCGGCTCGACCGTCCGGGCTCGGGCCTCTCGGGCGGTCAGCAGCAGCGACTCTGCATCGCACGTACGATCGCCGTCTCCCCCGAGGTGATCCTCATGGACGAGCCGTGCTCGGCCCTCGACCCGATCTCGACGCTCGCGATCGAGGACCTCATCGAAGAGCTCAAGCAGGAGTACACGATCGTGATCGTGACCCACAACATGCAGCAGGCCTCGCGCGTGAGCGACAAGACCGCGTTCTTCAACATCGCGGGAACCGGCAAGCCGGGCAAGCTCATCGAGTACGACGACACCACGACGATGTTCTCGAACCCGTCGGTCAAGGCCACGGAAGACTACGTGTCCGGCCGCTTCGGTTGA
- the pstA gene encoding phosphate ABC transporter permease PstA, with translation MSVLTSPPKSPVGTPVANSLTAGKLPRYTAVYVLVGCLAVMSLVFAMIAAAAGTDFNIVLAVFLGVVAYVVVIWVLSRAVEGPRKASDRLVTALVATAFTIALLPLISVAFTTIVNGLPRFDIQFFSESMRNVVGPGGGALHAIVGTLLVTGMATLISVPVGLLAAIYLVEYGRGRLKHAITFFVDVMTGIPSIVAGLFAFALFALITDDPGIRFGFGGSVALSVLMIPVVVRSSEEMLKLVPNELREAAYALGVPKWLTILKVVLPTSIAGIITGIMISIARVIGETAPLLIIAGFTTSMNYNLFSERMMTLPVFVYTQYANQGADAQAYIDRAWAGALTLILIVALLNVIARVVAKVFSPKTGR, from the coding sequence ATGAGCGTCCTCACCTCGCCCCCGAAGTCGCCAGTGGGCACGCCGGTGGCCAACTCGCTCACGGCTGGCAAGCTGCCCCGCTACACCGCCGTCTACGTGCTCGTCGGATGCCTCGCGGTCATGTCGCTCGTCTTCGCGATGATCGCGGCGGCCGCCGGCACCGACTTCAACATCGTCCTGGCGGTCTTCCTCGGCGTGGTCGCCTACGTGGTCGTCATCTGGGTGCTCTCGCGGGCCGTCGAGGGCCCACGCAAGGCCTCAGACCGACTGGTGACCGCCCTCGTGGCCACCGCGTTCACCATCGCCCTGCTGCCCCTCATCTCGGTCGCGTTCACGACCATCGTCAACGGACTGCCGCGCTTCGACATCCAGTTCTTCAGCGAGTCGATGCGCAACGTCGTCGGCCCCGGCGGCGGCGCACTGCACGCGATCGTCGGCACGCTGCTCGTGACCGGCATGGCGACGCTGATCTCAGTTCCGGTCGGCCTGCTCGCCGCGATCTACCTCGTCGAGTACGGTCGCGGTCGCCTGAAGCACGCGATCACCTTCTTCGTCGACGTCATGACCGGCATCCCGTCGATCGTCGCCGGCCTGTTCGCGTTCGCGCTCTTCGCGCTCATCACCGACGACCCGGGCATCCGCTTCGGGTTCGGCGGCTCGGTGGCCCTCTCGGTGCTGATGATCCCGGTCGTCGTGCGCTCGAGCGAGGAGATGCTGAAGCTCGTTCCGAACGAGTTGCGCGAGGCCGCATACGCCCTCGGCGTTCCGAAGTGGCTCACGATCCTCAAGGTCGTGCTGCCCACCTCGATCGCGGGCATCATCACGGGCATCATGATCTCGATCGCCCGTGTCATCGGCGAGACCGCGCCGCTGCTCATCATCGCCGGCTTCACGACGAGCATGAACTACAACCTGTTCTCCGAGCGGATGATGACGCTGCCCGTGTTCGTGTACACGCAGTACGCCAACCAGGGTGCCGACGCCCAGGCCTACATCGACCGCGCGTGGGCCGGAGCGCTCACGCTCATCCTCATCGTCGCCCTGCTGAACGTCATCGCCCGCGTCGTCGCCAAGGTCTTCTCGCCGAAGACCGGCCGCTGA
- the pstS gene encoding phosphate ABC transporter substrate-binding protein PstS, whose amino-acid sequence MNLKRFGLPAVVAVTAALALSSCATNEGGAAAPEESASTLSGTINAAGASSQGSAQEAWIAAFQTANTGVTINYDPSGSGAGRESFIAGGVDFAGSDSYLKDEELAGEFGSCAPDTKAIDLPVYISPIALIFNIEGVDELNLDSATIAKIFKGEITTWNDPAIVALNPDATLPAANITAVHRSDDSGTTKNFADYLFQTAPDVWDAAPADPFPYQTGEGAQGTSGVVDAVTNGVNTIGYADASRAGDLGVANIQVGEEFVGYTAEAAAAVVAESPLVEGREANDLAIQLDRTTTDPSHYPLVLVSYAIVCQEYADAAQGELVTSYVSYIASADGQAVAAEQAGSAPLSSDLSDKVAAALATVK is encoded by the coding sequence GTGAACCTCAAGCGTTTCGGCCTGCCCGCCGTCGTCGCCGTCACGGCTGCGCTCGCGCTCAGCTCCTGCGCCACGAACGAAGGCGGCGCCGCCGCTCCCGAAGAGTCGGCTTCGACCCTCTCGGGCACCATCAACGCAGCCGGCGCCTCGTCGCAGGGCAGCGCTCAGGAAGCCTGGATCGCAGCGTTCCAGACCGCCAACACCGGCGTCACGATCAACTACGACCCCTCGGGCTCCGGCGCGGGTCGCGAATCCTTCATCGCGGGCGGCGTCGACTTCGCCGGCTCCGACTCGTACCTGAAGGACGAGGAGCTCGCGGGCGAATTCGGCTCCTGCGCCCCCGACACCAAGGCGATCGACCTCCCGGTCTACATCTCCCCGATCGCGCTCATCTTCAACATCGAGGGCGTCGACGAGCTCAACCTCGACTCGGCCACGATCGCGAAGATCTTCAAGGGCGAGATCACCACCTGGAACGACCCGGCGATCGTCGCGCTGAACCCCGACGCGACCCTGCCCGCCGCGAACATCACGGCTGTGCACCGCTCCGACGACTCGGGCACCACGAAGAACTTCGCGGACTACCTCTTCCAGACCGCTCCCGACGTGTGGGACGCCGCGCCGGCCGACCCGTTCCCGTACCAGACCGGTGAGGGTGCACAGGGCACCTCCGGCGTCGTCGACGCCGTCACCAACGGCGTGAACACCATCGGCTACGCCGACGCATCCCGTGCCGGCGACCTCGGTGTCGCGAACATCCAGGTCGGCGAGGAGTTCGTCGGCTACACGGCCGAGGCCGCTGCAGCCGTCGTCGCCGAGTCGCCGCTCGTCGAGGGCCGCGAGGCCAACGACCTCGCGATCCAGCTGGACCGCACCACGACCGACCCGTCGCACTACCCGCTCGTGCTCGTGAGCTACGCGATCGTCTGCCAGGAGTACGCCGACGCCGCCCAGGGCGAGCTCGTCACGTCCTACGTGAGCTACATCGCCAGCGCCGACGGCCAGGCCGTCGCCGCCGAGCAGGCCGGTTCGGCTCCGCTCTCGTCCGACCTGTCGGACAAGGTCGCGGCCGCCCTCGCGACCGTCAAGTAA
- the pstC gene encoding phosphate ABC transporter permease subunit PstC, with protein MTSAPPASAITAKPRPGDRVFSTATVVAGTLILVTLAAVAIFLIAQSLPAFTAESADFKGDADNFWQYVGPLVFGTLWAAALALIMAIPIALGIALFISHYAPRKLAQGLGYIVDLLAAVPSVVFGLWGISVLAPAVQPFYTTLTEWFGWFPLFAGPVSGTGRTILTVAVVLAVMVLPIITALCREVFLQTPVLHEEAALALGATRWEMIKLAVLPFGRPGIISASMLGLGRALGETMVVAMVLSPAAIISFALLQSQNPTTIAANIALNFPEAHGVGVNILIATGLILFVITLAVNMIARYIVDRRKEFSGAN; from the coding sequence ATGACGTCAGCCCCACCGGCATCCGCGATCACAGCGAAACCTCGACCCGGCGACCGGGTGTTCTCCACCGCGACGGTCGTGGCCGGAACGCTCATCCTCGTCACCCTCGCCGCAGTGGCGATCTTCCTCATCGCCCAGTCGCTGCCGGCCTTCACGGCCGAGTCGGCCGACTTCAAGGGCGACGCCGACAACTTCTGGCAGTACGTCGGCCCGCTCGTCTTCGGCACCCTCTGGGCCGCCGCCCTCGCACTGATCATGGCGATCCCGATCGCGCTCGGCATCGCGCTGTTCATCTCGCACTACGCCCCGCGCAAGCTCGCGCAGGGTCTCGGCTACATCGTCGACCTGCTCGCCGCGGTCCCGTCGGTCGTGTTCGGCCTGTGGGGCATCTCGGTGCTCGCCCCGGCCGTGCAGCCCTTCTACACCACGCTGACCGAATGGTTCGGCTGGTTCCCGCTCTTCGCCGGCCCCGTCTCGGGCACCGGCCGCACGATCCTCACCGTCGCCGTGGTGCTCGCCGTCATGGTCCTGCCGATCATCACCGCGCTCTGCCGCGAGGTCTTCCTGCAGACCCCGGTGCTGCACGAGGAGGCCGCGCTCGCGCTCGGCGCGACCCGCTGGGAGATGATCAAGCTCGCCGTCCTGCCGTTCGGACGCCCCGGCATCATCTCGGCCTCGATGCTCGGCCTCGGCCGTGCACTCGGCGAGACGATGGTCGTGGCCATGGTGCTCTCGCCCGCGGCGATCATCTCGTTCGCGCTGCTGCAGTCGCAGAACCCGACCACCATCGCGGCGAACATCGCGCTGAACTTCCCCGAGGCGCACGGCGTCGGGGTCAACATCCTCATCGCGACGGGCCTGATCCTCTTCGTGATCACCCTCGCCGTCAACATGATCGCCCGGTACATCGTGGACCGGCGCAAGGAATTCTCGGGAGCGAACTGA
- a CDS encoding glycosyl hydrolase family 18 protein — MRTPTLTRTRLVTAVAGVGLLLAALIPAATANAAEPCAPAWNATTQYVGGAKASYQGANYTSKWWTQGNTPGAEQWGPWASNGACGTTPTPTPTPTPTPTPTPTPTPTPTPTPTPTPTPTPTPTPTPGTGTPWTTNPDEKCRPDGLYQTPGVDVPYCTIYDEQGREKLPNGLKNRVIGYFTSWRTGVNGAPKYLASDIPWKKLSHINYAFAHIDGQGKVSVNQTVAGNASTDLTWPGVAGAEMDSSLPYKGHFNLLTKYKKANPGVKALVSVGGWAETGGHFDAAGARVADGGFYTMTESQAKIDTFADSAVAFIRTYGFDGVDIDYEYANSNGKAGSPDDFTFSEPRRAKLWAGYESLMKTLRVKLDRAGAADGKHYLLTVAAPASGWLLRGAEVYQVTPYLDYVNIMSYDLHGSWNDYVGGNGPLFDDGNDPELAAGGVYGAYSNIGYLNTDWAYHYFRGAMPAGRINVGLPFYTRGWDGVQGGTNGLYGKAPLADQTKCPPGTGPTIGGTSKCGNGAVGINNLWHDLDKTGTEVGAGANPIWHVLNLQKGVVGDYTSAYGAPSSITGTYTHHFDSVTKTEWWWNATTKTFLSGDSNQAIAAKADYIADNGIGGAMIWELAGDYGYNAQKGQYEMGSTLVSLLHDRFAASTPYDATKANVPMPAKAIDLQVKFGEFALGDSNYPINPKVTFTNRSKTAIPAGSTITFDTATSDTGAMGEQNGWGITKVSSDHTGSNVGGLKGDFHTYSIKVPTGGIPAGGSVFTKFSWRLPMTEISNLRVKIGTETFASLSDLPRGVTVVEPSPGTGGGTGGGGGTGTCGATAWSATAIYTGGQKVSYNGSEYTAKWWTQGNTPGTNDVWGTATAC; from the coding sequence ATGCGAACTCCCACTCTCACGCGCACGCGGCTCGTCACCGCCGTCGCCGGGGTCGGTCTGCTGCTGGCGGCGCTGATCCCCGCGGCGACCGCGAACGCGGCCGAACCCTGCGCCCCCGCGTGGAACGCGACCACCCAATACGTCGGCGGCGCGAAGGCGTCCTACCAGGGCGCCAACTACACCTCGAAGTGGTGGACCCAGGGCAACACGCCCGGCGCCGAGCAATGGGGCCCGTGGGCGAGCAACGGCGCGTGCGGCACGACGCCGACGCCGACCCCGACGCCGACCCCGACGCCGACCCCAACCCCCACGCCGACCCCGACCCCCACGCCCACGCCGACCCCGACCCCCACGCCCACTCCGACCCCGACGCCGACCCCCGGCACGGGCACGCCGTGGACCACGAACCCCGACGAGAAGTGCCGCCCCGACGGCCTGTACCAGACCCCGGGCGTCGACGTGCCGTACTGCACGATCTACGACGAGCAGGGCCGCGAGAAGCTGCCGAACGGCCTGAAGAACCGCGTCATCGGGTACTTCACGAGCTGGCGCACGGGCGTGAACGGCGCCCCCAAGTACCTCGCGAGCGACATCCCGTGGAAGAAGCTCAGCCACATCAACTACGCCTTCGCCCACATCGACGGGCAGGGCAAGGTCTCGGTCAACCAGACCGTCGCCGGCAACGCCTCGACCGACCTGACCTGGCCCGGTGTCGCCGGAGCCGAGATGGACTCGTCGCTGCCGTACAAGGGGCACTTCAACCTGCTCACGAAGTACAAGAAGGCGAACCCGGGCGTGAAGGCGCTCGTCTCGGTCGGCGGCTGGGCCGAGACCGGCGGCCACTTCGACGCCGCGGGCGCACGGGTGGCCGACGGCGGCTTCTACACGATGACCGAATCGCAGGCCAAGATCGACACGTTCGCCGACTCGGCGGTCGCGTTCATCCGCACCTACGGGTTCGACGGCGTCGACATCGACTACGAGTACGCGAACAGCAACGGCAAGGCGGGCAGCCCCGACGACTTCACGTTCTCGGAGCCCCGGCGCGCGAAGCTCTGGGCCGGGTACGAGTCGCTCATGAAGACGCTCCGCGTGAAGCTCGACCGCGCGGGCGCGGCCGACGGCAAGCACTACCTGCTCACGGTCGCGGCACCGGCATCCGGTTGGCTGCTGCGCGGCGCCGAGGTGTACCAGGTGACCCCGTACCTCGACTACGTCAACATCATGAGCTACGACCTGCACGGCTCGTGGAACGACTACGTCGGCGGCAACGGCCCGCTCTTCGACGACGGCAACGACCCCGAGCTCGCCGCAGGCGGCGTGTACGGCGCGTACAGCAACATCGGCTACCTCAACACCGACTGGGCGTACCACTACTTCCGCGGCGCGATGCCGGCCGGCCGCATCAACGTGGGCCTGCCGTTCTACACGCGCGGTTGGGACGGCGTGCAGGGCGGCACCAACGGCCTCTACGGCAAGGCGCCGCTCGCCGACCAGACGAAGTGCCCGCCGGGCACCGGGCCGACGATCGGCGGCACCTCCAAGTGCGGCAACGGCGCGGTCGGCATCAACAACCTCTGGCACGACCTCGACAAGACCGGCACCGAGGTCGGCGCGGGTGCGAACCCGATCTGGCACGTGCTGAACCTGCAGAAGGGCGTCGTGGGCGACTACACGTCGGCATACGGAGCGCCGTCGTCGATCACCGGCACGTACACGCACCACTTCGATTCGGTCACGAAGACCGAGTGGTGGTGGAACGCGACCACGAAGACCTTCCTCTCGGGTGACTCGAACCAGGCGATCGCGGCGAAGGCCGACTACATCGCCGACAACGGCATCGGCGGCGCGATGATCTGGGAGCTCGCCGGCGACTACGGCTACAACGCGCAGAAGGGGCAGTACGAGATGGGCTCGACGCTCGTGTCGCTGCTGCACGACCGGTTCGCCGCGTCGACGCCGTACGACGCGACGAAGGCGAACGTGCCGATGCCCGCGAAGGCGATCGACCTGCAGGTGAAGTTCGGGGAGTTCGCGCTCGGCGACAGCAACTACCCGATCAACCCCAAGGTGACGTTCACGAACCGGTCGAAGACCGCGATCCCCGCGGGCTCGACGATCACGTTCGACACCGCCACGAGCGACACCGGCGCGATGGGCGAGCAGAACGGCTGGGGCATCACCAAGGTCTCCAGCGACCACACGGGGTCGAACGTGGGCGGTCTGAAGGGCGACTTCCACACGTACTCGATCAAGGTCCCCACGGGCGGCATCCCCGCCGGCGGCAGCGTGTTCACGAAGTTCTCGTGGCGCCTGCCGATGACCGAGATCTCGAATCTGCGGGTGAAGATCGGCACCGAGACGTTCGCCTCGCTCTCAGACCTGCCGCGCGGGGTCACGGTCGTGGAGCCGTCACCCGGCACGGGCGGCGGAACCGGCGGTGGCGGTGGCACGGGCACCTGCGGCGCGACCGCGTGGAGCGCCACGGCGATCTACACGGGCGGCCAGAAGGTGTCGTACAACGGGTCCGAGTACACGGCCAAGTGGTGGACCCAGGGCAACACCCCCGGCACGAACGACGTCTGGGGCACCGCGACCGCCTGCTGA
- a CDS encoding glycosyl hydrolase family 18 protein, giving the protein MQTQRSTRRGLRTALAAVATGALVAGLAAVGAAMPAAAAPEQAPSAVNGYRNVGYFAQWGVYGRAFQAKQLETSGTAADLTHINYSFGNINYQSLECFIANKAQGTGPNGSDGAGDAWADFGMGYTAANSVAGTADTWDQPLAGSFNQLKQLKAKHPKLKVMISLGGWTWSKNFSKAAATDASRKKFVKSCVDLYLRGNLPVIDGRGGAGAAAGVFDGIDIDWEWPGSPNGEVGNSVDTANDKTNFTLLLKEFRTQVDALTAENGHPYQLSAFLPANPADIASGGWNDPEKFKYLDYGNIQGYDLHGAWNPTLVGHQANLFDDPADTRAPAQRFSVDKAVKEYLKTGIDPKQLGIGLAAYGRGWQGAKSSNAWTAATDAAPGTWEKGNEDYDKLKTLGTEYYDAALGAAWRYDGNQWWSYDSVKSTTRKSQYIVDQGLGGGMWWELDGDRNGELVGTLADKLRAAKKGPASDPVGTTPTTPPTTPPTTPPTTPPTTPPTGGCTATAWNSTAIYTGGQKVSYNGSEYTAKWWTQGNTPGTNDVWGLVGSCSTTPPTTPPTTPPTTPPTTPPTNPGTCTAAAWAAATAYSGGAVVSYSGSTYKAKWWTQGNTPGAEQWGPWEKQGAC; this is encoded by the coding sequence ATGCAGACACAGAGAAGCACGCGACGGGGCCTGCGCACGGCGCTGGCCGCCGTCGCCACCGGCGCGCTCGTCGCCGGGCTCGCCGCGGTCGGCGCGGCCATGCCCGCAGCCGCCGCCCCCGAACAGGCGCCCAGCGCCGTGAACGGGTACCGCAACGTCGGCTACTTCGCCCAGTGGGGCGTCTACGGCCGCGCGTTCCAGGCCAAGCAGCTCGAGACCTCCGGCACCGCAGCCGACCTCACGCACATCAACTACTCGTTCGGCAACATCAACTACCAGTCCCTCGAGTGCTTCATCGCGAACAAGGCGCAGGGCACGGGCCCCAACGGCTCCGACGGTGCGGGCGACGCCTGGGCCGACTTCGGCATGGGCTACACCGCGGCGAACTCGGTCGCGGGCACGGCCGACACCTGGGACCAGCCGCTCGCCGGCTCGTTCAACCAGCTCAAGCAGCTGAAGGCGAAGCATCCGAAGCTCAAGGTCATGATCTCGCTCGGCGGCTGGACCTGGTCGAAGAACTTCTCGAAGGCCGCGGCGACGGATGCCTCGCGCAAGAAGTTCGTGAAGAGCTGCGTCGACCTGTACCTGCGCGGCAACCTGCCCGTGATCGACGGCCGAGGCGGCGCCGGTGCCGCTGCGGGCGTCTTCGACGGCATCGACATCGACTGGGAGTGGCCCGGATCGCCGAACGGCGAGGTCGGCAACTCCGTCGACACCGCCAACGACAAGACGAACTTCACGCTGCTGCTGAAGGAGTTCCGCACCCAGGTCGACGCGCTGACCGCTGAGAACGGGCACCCCTACCAGCTCTCGGCCTTCCTGCCGGCGAACCCCGCCGACATCGCCTCCGGCGGCTGGAACGACCCCGAGAAGTTCAAGTACCTCGACTACGGCAACATCCAGGGCTACGACCTGCATGGCGCGTGGAACCCGACCCTCGTCGGTCACCAGGCCAACCTCTTCGACGACCCGGCCGACACCCGTGCCCCTGCGCAACGGTTCAGCGTCGACAAGGCCGTGAAGGAGTACCTGAAGACGGGCATCGACCCGAAGCAGCTCGGCATCGGCCTCGCGGCCTACGGCCGCGGCTGGCAGGGCGCGAAGTCCTCCAACGCGTGGACGGCTGCGACGGATGCCGCGCCCGGCACGTGGGAGAAGGGCAACGAGGACTACGACAAGCTGAAGACCCTCGGCACGGAGTACTACGACGCCGCCCTCGGCGCGGCCTGGCGCTACGACGGCAACCAGTGGTGGAGCTACGACAGCGTCAAGTCGACGACCCGCAAGTCGCAGTACATCGTCGACCAGGGACTCGGCGGCGGCATGTGGTGGGAGCTCGACGGCGACCGCAACGGCGAACTCGTCGGCACGCTCGCCGACAAGCTCCGCGCGGCCAAGAAGGGCCCCGCGAGCGACCCGGTCGGCACGACGCCGACCACGCCTCCGACGACGCCGCCGACCACCCCGCCCACGACGCCGCCGACGACGCCGCCCACGGGTGGCTGCACCGCGACCGCGTGGAACTCCACGGCGATCTACACGGGCGGCCAGAAGGTGTCGTACAACGGCTCCGAGTACACGGCGAAGTGGTGGACGCAGGGCAACACCCCCGGCACCAACGACGTCTGGGGCCTCGTCGGCTCGTGCTCCACGACGCCGCCGACCACGCCGCCCACCACGCCGCCGACCACCCCGCCCACCACGCCGCCGACGAACCCCGGCACCTGCACTGCCGCGGCGTGGGCCGCGGCGACCGCCTACAGCGGTGGCGCAGTGGTGAGCTACAGCGGCTCGACCTACAAGGCCAAGTGGTGGACGCAGGGCAACACCCCCGGTGCCGAGCAGTGGGGCCCGTGGGAGAAGCAGGGCGCCTGCTGA